CGCGGCCTCCCGGAGGAAAGCAAGCAGACCGACTCTGGTCGCCAGGCGTGGTGGTGCAAGGCGACCCGAAGGCAAAGACCAGGGTGGAGTGATGGCCTGGGCCACGTGGAGGACGAGGCAGTCTCTGGGCTCATGGCCGGTGATGGACACAGTTGGCTAGCCAAAGACTGCAGTCACGAGGGGATTGGCAGGACACCTGGGGGAAGGCTGATGCCACCAGCACATGCCCAAGGACCAGCATCAGGCCATGAGGTCACAGGAACCATACCCCGCCTCCTGTACAAAGATGTTGttgtagggagagagagaggctgggagaAGGTGCTGTCTCGGTCAGGTGGGTGCTGCTACCCACCTGCAGGGACTCTGAAGAGAATCAGCTTTCAGCAGGCCAGGCCTCAAAGCGAAGGTGTGCCCTCTGTCCGTACGTGCGAACGGACAAACTGAATGTCATCTTCCCAGCTGAGTCCCATTCTGAGAACCAGGACACACCGTGCCGTGGGGGCTTTGGCATAGAGGAAGGGGGCCCCGGCAGGCAGGGCAAGAAGCAAGTCTTTGGGGCTGTCAACAGCAGGCCAGACAGGCCCTGAGCGGGGCATGCAGATGCACGGGCCCAGCGGCTCTCAGGCCCCCTCCTCggtgccggtgccggtgccggtgcCAGTGCCCGTGGAGAGcgtctccctcccctccagctccGGCTCCTCCCTCAGCGCCCTTTGCAGCACGGTCCCCAGGGGCTCCTGCAGGCCCCGGCGGCCCCGGCTGCCCACCACGAAGTAGATGATGGGGTTGGCACTGCTGCTCACGGCTGAGGAGAAGGTCGCCATGTGGTGGAACAGAGACTTCAGCTCCAGGGGCAGGAGCAGCCAGTAGAAGAGGAACCAGCTGATGCCGAGGGGCAGGGCGCAGATGAGGAACACCAGGACGGAGGCCAGGGTGACCACGTACAGTCGCGTGGGCTGGCGCTGCCGCTGCCACTGCCGTGAGCTCCTCCGCACCAGCACGAAGAGGGTCACGCTGGATGCGGTCATCACTGGGGTGAAGACCCCCATAATGAGGGTGCTGAAGGTGGAGTCCACTATGAAGCACTGCTCATTCTTGAAATGCCAGAACTTGCTGCAGAAGAACGAGGCCAGCATGTTCATCAGCAGGAACACGGCCCAGAGCACGGCACACACCACGGCTGACAGGTGCTGGGGCTGGTGACACTTGTACCAGATGGGGAAGAGGACAGACAGACAGCGCTGCGTGCTGATGGCCGTCAGCAGGCCCAGGCTCACTGTGTAGGCAAAGTACTTCATTCTCTGCATCACCTCATAGGCCAGCAGGCTGTCTTCTAGACAGATGGTGATGGCCgtgcagaggaggaagaggaggtcagCCACGGCCAGGTGGAGGATGTACGTGCAGAAGGGGGTCCTCTGCATCCGGCAGGTCAGCAGCCAGATCACCAGGCTGTTACCCATAATGCCGCACACGCAGGTGAACATGGCCAGGATGCTCAGCACCACTTGAGCCTTGGGGCTGTCTGAGGAGTCCAAAGTGGGGTGGTATTCTCTGCCCACCACAATGCCATGTAGGACTTCCCTCGTGGGGCTGTATGGGGCATCCAGCATGGGGCTATATGGGGTGGGCTTCAGGATCTGGCTGCCGTTCAGAGTCTGGCTCATCCTGTGGAAGGTAGATGGACCAGTGTGAGATTCTGTGTTGCTTGGGCCTCAGGGGACTTCTGGAAGCCGTGCACCCCAACTTTCCTGCTTCAGGGCTCTCACCAGGGTTCTGTTTGCAAGAAACCACAACCAGGAGGCTTGACCTGTTGCCCACTCCCCTGACTCCCACTGGCTCCCACTGGTTCCCTGCTGACTCTACCACCCCCACCACGACATACCCGAAATTGTTTTAGATGTGCTCTGTCAAGTTAAGGGGTTCTCTTgtgttttgagtttatttgttttaatcatGAAGAAGTGTTGACTTTTAGCAAAGGCTTTCTGTACATCTATTCATTTCATCAACTTCCCCTATACAGCTCAAATCCTATGAAATTGGCACCGTGGGGGCAATTATGTTTGATTACACTCCTCACTTTGCAGCACACAATGAACATCAGGTCATTTAAAACCACATTaaactgttgtgtgtgtgtttccatctTCATCCCCATCCCAACCCTGCGGCCCTCTTGTCCTAACCTGTCTAACATATGTCCTTGGACCTCCAGCCATCTTTCCAAAAAAGGTGGGTGCCCATAAgttttttaattacagaaataTCATTGTGATTTAGAATTTATGCTACTTTTCTTCACTCAACactatgttgttgttgttgttttaaggatATTTATAGGTGGCTGTATGGACAAGTTGTGTTTCATCTTACCTATCCGCTTCTTCAGTCCCAGGATGGTAGAAATGCTGTGTCCAACATCCTCATGCCTGTCCGCATTGGATTCAGCTCAGGATTTTTCTGGGATGTTCCGGGAGTGGATTGCTGGGCCAGAGGACACGTGCATGCTTAGCTTCACTATTGTCTGCTTCCCTCCCTGGATGGCTGCATCAGGGCTCACTTCCACCGTGGGACAGGAAGGGTCCTGTTTCCTCTTTCCCTCACCAATAATTGCTGCCACGTGCTATCCTAATTTTTGCTAACCTGATGGCCACAGAGTGGATTTTGCTGATGTGTGAacttgcatttcactgatgacaGCGAGCTTGAGAATCACTTCATTTACCTGCCATGTAACCTGAACCACGAGCTCAACAGCGGTTGCCCGTTTTTCAGTTGGGAtacctttcctttccctcttgaTTTGCAGGCTTCTGAATCCTTGCTGGGTTTAGACCCTGCAGGTGTCATTCTCTGAGAGCTCTCTTCAGTATGGTAGCTTACTCTGTTGTGAGCTTGAGTGTGCTGACGTGCTTGATTTTGATATAATCAACTCCCATACGTGTTCACCCCAAAGTGTTGCAGCTTTTGGGTCATAAGTCATTTCATGTTCCTGGGTGAAAAGGAAATCCCCTTGTATTTTCCTCTgttacttttatacttttttccttccagaatttGGTCTTGAATCCAGCTGGAACTATTTTTGTGTGGGATAAAGACAGCTTAATTTTTCCTCCATATTATGAGCTAGTTTTCCCAAAACTGTCTCCCAGACAGCCTGTCTTTTCCCTGTTGACTTATCAAGTTCCTGTTTACACACACAGGACTCTTTTATGACTTTCTGATCTGGGTTTCTCCATTCCTACACACTTTTTATGCgtgtgtgtttaaaatatatatatgggggcagccctggtggcccagcagtttagcgccgccttcagcccggggtgtgatcctggagaccctggatcgagtcccgcttcgggctccctgcatggagcctacttctcctctgcctgtatctctgcctctctctctctctctctctgtcatgaataaataaataaactcttaaaaacaaaaaatatatattatggttTTGTGTGAGCTCTGGGCATTGTGTGGCTGACAGCCACTCAGTACCTGTCCCTTGCCCTTTTCATGAAGTTTCATCCTTTAGGGAGACCACCGAGTTCCGCCTGGCTTTCCCCATTTTGGTGCCACTGTTCAGAGAGCACCTCCAGGCAGAAAGCCGGGGTGATCACAGGGCTCACCTCTTACATTTCTCCTCAGAGTTCACAGTCCCGGGGGCCTCTTGTCCGATATCTGAACACAGTTGTGTCTTATATTTTCTCCAGTGTTCTGGTTATTTACAACGGGAGGGCTGGTCCAGCACCAGTTCCTTCCTTGTGGCTAGAGACAGAAAAGCCTCTATTACATTTTCCTCTTCATCATTGCTGGTGTGGAGGAACACTGTTGATTTTTGTCACTTTTATTAATCAGGCGAGTGTCCTGATTTGTTGTACCATACCTATCAGTTTTTCTGTTGATTCTCTTGATTTCCTGTGCGGCTATGCTCAtgcctctaatttctttttcatgtcttaTAGCATAGCCCAGAACATCTAGTACTCTGCTGAGCAATAGTCAGAATCAGGCATACTTATCTCCTCCCTAATCTTGAAGTTTCTCTATCAGATGTGTTCGTTACTCAGAGTTTGTGGTATTTTCTGGTATCAAGGTGAGAAAAGTTCCCTTCCTCATTGTCTGAGAGTGTTTATCATAAATGATAGAAtttgtcacaattttttttctgcaccCACctaatcactttctttttttcctccctttgtcTATTTATGTGGTGGATATATAGTGGTAAGTTTTCTGGTGTTTATTCGTCCTTACATTTTTAGGTTAGACTGTTTCTAGTTTGCTCTGGACACCCTTGGGTGTCCTGATTTTGTTCAGAAAATTTTCACCCATGTTCATAAGTGAAATTGGCCCATAATTTTCCTCTCTGTTACTCTCcttgtctgttttttatttcaaagctgTAAGGTTATATACTTGTTTCATAAAATGACTTGGAGagcttgcctttttttctctacCCTCTAGAACAATTTGTATCATGTAAGGATTATCTTTCTTTGAAGATTTGGCAGAAGGTAAAGCCATCTGGTCTGGTAATTTTTATGTGAGCATTAGTGGACATGCATAGCTTTGTAAAAAGCAATTACAACTGTGATTTATTTACTGGTTTAGGTTTATTTAGATTTTGAATCTCTTCTTGAGTTAGAGTagggaatattatttttttctggaaaattattCATGCTTTCTGGTTTTACATTTATTGATATAATACTCTAAATACAcagtattttcttattatttttaacccCAATTTCATCTGTCATTTAAAATTTGtgcagtcatttttaaaaaaatcaatttgccaaaggtttgctttttcaagaactgctttttttttttttttaattgtctctaTTACCTCTTTGCTTCTGATTTTCTTAATTGATGCTTTTACTTCTTCCACTTTTTTGGATTTACTTTGTGATTGTGTTTTCAGCTTCTTGTGTTGAATGCTTAGgtaattttcaaatgttctttctCTAACGGGTATTTAGGACTATAGGTGTACTCCTAATTATTTCTTTAGATGTTTCATGAGCTTTGGTATGTAGTATCTTCATTGTTGTTCAcccctaaatatttaaaaattgaaagccacttaaatttttaaaatttaaattttcataacaCTACATAACACTACAAATTCATACATTCATAACACTACATATTCATAAcactacaaatatttttatctgctaCAAAtaagttttgtcatttttctcttcatcctttTTGAAACTTTGTTAAGTAGGTACAAACCCAAGATGATCCTATTATCCCGGTCAAATGTATCTTTTATGTTATggccctcttcttttttaatacttaGATTCACTATCAGACATTTGGCACTGGCTTCTGTCGGGGATTCACAGGATTTCACTGGTCCAGGAAAAGGTTTGTGATGGGGCTCATGGCTTGGAGATTTGGCATCATGAGAGTACTTGTAAATTCAGACTCTATACCTGTGAGTGCTGCAAATTTGGGGCTTTCGCTACTCAAGTCAATGCTGACTCTGCTCACACACTTCCCACAGTCTCAGGCAGAGGGTTATGTTTTCTCCTGCATTTCTTTGTATCCACAATGGGAGCGTGGGTGGTACCATGACACACAGTTACCAACCTCCACAGGTGCCTTGTCATTATAGTCAGGGGTCCCTCCCTCAGGTTCTACAGAAATTTAAGTAATATCTATCAAATGTATACATGTATAGTGCTATACGTATGTAACACATATGGATATACAATAGCACATGTACatctatatgcacacacatgtacataatATGTATACACACAGCACAGATACATGTATAGATAGTACagatacatacataaacacagcacatatgcacatacacacatggcCCAGGTGCATACATACACAAtatgcacatacatgtatatatgtgtacatgcacacaatACATGTACGGCAATGGCCACGACAGACAAAGCTGATTCTCACAGAACTCACAGTCCAGGGGAGGAAATATAACAATACATACAATTATCCTTTACCCCCCAGAGGGGTATATAGCAATGTGGGGACCCAAAGGGCAGGTGGGGCTTGAAGAGGCCCTGGTAGAGGCCAGGTGGAGGGGTTGCTGTGAGGGACCCACTGAGGTCCCTGCAGGGGGACCCCTGGCCCCTCCCCAGCAGCAGAATGCAAGCGATCCGTCCCTGCCCACTGCTGGGCTCAGCGAGGGAGAGGCCACACAACCCCATGCTAAGTAAGGAGTGTCCGGGCCGCACTCTCAGGGAGGGAAGACGTGGGCCTGTACCTGCTGCACATTGCCACCCCTGTCCCATGCCCGACCCTACCTCTGGGTGCATGCAgagctcccctcccaccccctgctctggTCAGGGATCCAGGGACCTGGACAGGGGCCCTCAGAGCACCTGGGCTTCTTCCCAGTGGTCTCTAGATAGCCCACCCACAGGGACGGAGGGCCGACCAGGCCAGTGCAGTTCTGGGGCCTGGGCTGCCAGGCATGGCTTGCCACTCCCCCCAAGGGATGCTGCTCTGAGGGGAGACCATCGACAAGCAAGAGTATGAAGCTTCAGGTGTGGCTAACTCACAGAGGTCGGTGTGCAGTGTGGGAGGGGATGGTGGTGTTGGTGGGGCGGCTCCAGTTGCAGGGACCCCAGACACGTTGAGGAGGCGGCTGTGGACTTGGGGAGTGTGGGTGACCTTTTGAAGGGGTTTGTTGTaatgggcaggtgggtggggaaggCAGAGAAGTGGGACCAGGAGGCTGAGGTTTGAGCAGTAGTGTTGGGAAAGCTCTCACTGCCCCTGGCATGTGGTCTGGAGCCActaagcagagggagaactgAGGGCGCAGGCGAGGCCATGGCTGCAGGGGGGTCCTGGGGACAGCGGCGGTAGGATGGGCAGGTGGCTGGGAGCTGGGCATCGCCCAGGGGAGAATTAGGGAACCCGCTGGGTGTGACCCCAGGCAGGAAGGCTCCTCCTTTCctgcaaagaaagaaagggtCAGATATTGGGAttgaggaaagagaggagggatTTGGGGGGTCAAAGTGAGAGAGGACCTCATGCTGGCTTCTATTGACTAAATTGTGTCTCCCTCAAACCATCCGTTGAAGCCGCAAGCCCCGATGTCAGAGATAATTAAGGCTAAATGAAATCCAGagggtggggcttgatccaataAGATTAGTGTCCTCCAGAGACCAGACACTGGAGCTCCAGGTCAACTCTTCCTCCGCACTGCTGCCTTCCCTCTGATGGGCTTGTCCCCAAGCTCTTGGGTATGTCACTGGGCCTGTGAGCACCGGGgacagccctgcatctggcttatgcctctctgtgtcctcCCGGCTGCTGACCCGATCTCTGCACGTAGCAAAGCCTCAGTGACGACCTGCCGTTGGTGATAGTTTAAGATATAGTATCTGTTGAGTTAGCTTTAGTATTCCTGTCCTCTGAagcttttttgaatttttatctacCCCACTGAAGACTTAGAGGAAGGGATCATTTCCCGCTAATAGTGTTTCTccttgtactttttattttattttctttttttaagatttacgtatttacttattcattcatgagagagagagagagagagagagagagagagagagagacataggtagagagagaagcaggctttttgcagggagcctgatgtgggacttgatccccagacctgggatcactccctgagccaaaggcagatgctcaaccgctgagccacccaggcgtccctctccttGTACTTTAAACATGAACAAAGTTATCTGGACGAGGTGGTAAAacggtcttatttttttttttaagatttatttattcatgatagacacagagaaggagagagaggcagagacacaggcagagggagaagcaggctccatgccgggagcccgacgcggtacttgatcccgggcctccaggatcgtgccctgggccaaaggcaggcgctaatccgctgagccacccaaggatcccaaaaCGGTCTTATTTTAAAAGACCTGCACAGTGAAGAGGAACTAGGCTTTGCCTTCACCCTGCGTCTCACTGTGTGTGATTACACCCTTGAGGGTTCCTTTCCTGAACATTtccatataatatttttatattaatgaaaGTCTATTACCTCGTGGTCCTCATGAGCTGCTTTTCCCAAAATGACCTATGTGTCTTCTTAAATTGTGCTCACTTGACACTTGCCTGCCCCCCTCTGTCCTGGCCCTGGCTCTCACCACTGATGGGGGCTCTCCGTGGGGCTGGTTCCCTGGGAGTGATATGAACTTGTCACCACTTTAAATGGTGAGCTAGGCTTCATTAGTCCGTTGTATTTGGAAGACGCCAGTTTGGAGAGGTCGATGCACTTGTtccagccatccaggtgcccctgacagaACCAGGACTCTTGTCCCTGGTTATTTGCAAGGCATTGCCCATTGCCACCATGTTCTCCTCCACCCACAGAGTAAAAAGTTGAGGCTCTCACCTGCTCCCGATGTGGTGCTCAGTCCTTCAGGAAAGGGTGGCCAGCTTCTGGTGCTTGGT
This is a stretch of genomic DNA from Canis aureus isolate CA01 chromosome 21, VMU_Caureus_v.1.0, whole genome shotgun sequence. It encodes these proteins:
- the MRGPRD gene encoding mas-related G-protein coupled receptor member D — encoded protein: MSQTLNGSQILKPTPYSPMLDAPYSPTREVLHGIVVGREYHPTLDSSDSPKAQVVLSILAMFTCVCGIMGNSLVIWLLTCRMQRTPFCTYILHLAVADLLFLLCTAITICLEDSLLAYEVMQRMKYFAYTVSLGLLTAISTQRCLSVLFPIWYKCHQPQHLSAVVCAVLWAVFLLMNMLASFFCSKFWHFKNEQCFIVDSTFSTLIMGVFTPVMTASSVTLFVLVRRSSRQWQRQRQPTRLYVVTLASVLVFLICALPLGISWFLFYWLLLPLELKSLFHHMATFSSAVSSSANPIIYFVVGSRGRRGLQEPLGTVLQRALREEPELEGRETLSTGTGTGTGTGTEEGA